The Bradyrhizobium sp. CCBAU 051011 DNA segment GTGCCAAAACATATCGGAAATACGAGTGCCGCCAGAAGCCGAACCGCGGCAGCGAACTGCCCTCTCATGCCATCGAGATCGTCACGCCCGCGCTTCTCGGCGAGCGATGCCAGCACTGCGCTTGTCAGCAACATGGGGCCCTGAATGGCGAGCTGGGTCAGCGCCAGCGCAACTGCGAACATCGCCACCGAATCCATTCCCCAGTAGCGCTCGAGGAAGAACAGCTCGATCCGCGACCAGACAATGGCGCTGGTGACGTTGGCTCCCCAGCAGAAGAGGGCAAACGAGGTCACGCGCCGGCTCAGCGTTCGATCGATCGACGCCGACCCGACCATCGTTGACAGGCACACGGCTGACGGAACCAGCATGCCGGCAGCGTAACCAGCCAATGCGCCCGTGATCCCGAACAACAGTGAACCGCCGATCACGGCGGAGACCTGAAGCAACAGCGAAACGCCTGCGATGCGCGCGGCCAAGGAAAATTCCTGCCGTCCCCTCAAACGAGCATAGGTGTAAGTGGTCAGCGCCTGGCCAACGACAAGCAGGATCATGAGGACCGCTAACGGCATTGATGCGCCCCTCGCCGCACCGCCGCTAAGAAACTCTGCAAGGGATTGGTGACCATACAGCCACACCATCATGCCGGCACAGATGGCCGCGATAAGCGCCGCAATCGCGAGCCGTCGCGAAAGGTTCCTGTCCAGATGGGCTGCCACGCTGTACTGTCCGCTTCCGTGCAAGAACGGCAGGAATCGTCCAACGGCAGACGATAGACCCAGATCGACGAATGGCGCGGCCATCCAGACAAGCCAGATGACATAGGCGACCGATCCCGTCTCGTTCACACCAAGCGTACGCGCCACGGCAATGCTGCTGAAGAAGCTCGCAAGCGCAATCGCAGCTCCAGCCAGCGCGCCAAGCGTCGAGTTCTTCACGAACCTGGACATGCCGTGCGCCCTTTTCGATTTCCAGCTTGCATGTCGACGGCCCACTGCATCAAAGGTCCCGACCTGTCGGGCCTCGGATTTTTGCCATGCATGACATCGCCATCATGCATCGCTATGGTTCTTTCGGGTCGGAGGCCTTCTCCTTCAGGGTATGAGGCGTTGACATGGTTACGCGAGTTCTTTTGCTGCTTCTTGTACTGGCTGGACTTCCAACGCTCGGGCGCGCCGATACCGGCGACGAACTCGATCTTTCGGATCTCATACAAACCTTCAGCGAGGATTTTGACACGTTGGACGTGTCCGCGTGGGGACCGGGAACGCGCTGGATCGCCCACACGCCGTGGAACGGCGACTTTGGGAGCGCGGCCTTCGCCGATCCGAAGCCGGGCTTTCCATTCACTACGCAGGACGGCCAGCTCCGCATCGAAGCCGCCAAGGGCGTGGATGGTAAGTGGCGCGGCGGGCTTCTGGCGTCTGTCGATCGGGAGGGCAAAGGCTTTGCGCAGCAGTTCGGGTACTTCGAAATGCGAGCCAGGTTTCCGGCGGGCAAGGGCCTTTGGCCCGCCTTCTGGCTGATCGGCCTCGATCGCTCTACTCATACGTCCGAGGTCGACGTGGTCGAGCACTACGGCCATATGCCCGCGCGTTACACCGCTTCGGTTCATGTGTGGGATCGCAAGGTGCCGAAAAACTCCCGCACGACGCACAAGTTCGTCGCGGTGCCGCCGAATTCCCTTTACGCAGACTTCCACACCTATGGTGTAAAGATCGACGGCGAGTGGACGCGTTTCTATTTCGATCGTCGTGAGGTGGGGAGCGTGCCGACGCCTGCCGAACATCATCAGCCGATGTACATGCTGATCGATCTTGGGCTTGGCGCCGGATGGCCCATCGACGAGGCACCAAGCCCGTCCTACATGTACGTCGACTATGTCCGAGCGTGGCAGAAGCGTTGAGGCAGTCATGCCGCAATCCTCGTGGCAACTGCCAGAAAGGCATCAATCTGCTGCTTGAAGTCGAGTTCCGGGCGGCGCGAATGCGCCAGCGCTGCCTGCTGTAGCTGCTGGTAGTACAGATCGTCGCACCACATCCGTCTCAACTCGGTGGCCCAGGTGCAGGCAGGCGCGTCATACTTGATGATGGCCCCGCCTGCACCGACCGTCTCCGGCAATGCGCCGCGATCGCTCGCCAGCACGGGAATTCCGCTGAACTGTGCCTCTGAAACGACGCGGCCCCAGGTCTCCGCCTCCCATTGGCTCGGCACAAGCAACACACGTGTCGAGGCGTAGATCGGCGACATGTCGTCGTTGCGCTCGACAAGTTCGACGTTGGCCAGCCTGCGGATACGCCCCTTGAGCAGCGCGGCCTGCCGCATTCTCAGGGGCCACCCCTTGACGAAGCGGAATCGAATGTCCGGACACTGCTCGGCAATCGCGAGGGCGACATCGACGCCCTTCTCGGCCACCGGATTGATGAAAGTGACGTAGCGACGATCACCAGCCAAGCGATAGCGCTCGGCCCGAAACACAGGCGGAATCACGCAGGCATGAATCCCGAACCGTTCGCGGAACCGTCCCGCAGTAAATTCCGAGTTGGCAATATAGGCGCAAAAAGGAAGACCTCCGCTGGTGGCGGTCCAACGCCGGCGGCCCATTTCAAATTCGAGCCCGTGCAGATAGGCGATCGCCGGCACGCCGCGGCGGACGAACGCCTCGGCGATCTCAACCATCTTCCCGTTCTGAACCACGACCAGACGAGGGAGAGGCAGCCCATCAAGACTGTCCCAAGGCTTGCGCGATCGGTAGACATCGTAGCCAAGCTGCCGGTCCACGCACACGTCGGTCCCGCGAAGAAAGTTGGCGGCGGCTCGCAATGCGCCATCCACGCGCCGTAACGGCAACCGCGACAAGACGGACGTCTTGACTCCGCGACGGTTCAGTTCGAGCGCGAGCTCATGGGTATTGACTTCCAGACCACCGACGACGTGGGGAAGGTATGATGTGCCGCTGGCCAGTAGAATGCTCACGAGCCGCCTCTGTCCGAATTCGATCTCTCTACAACTCCAACAGCCTCGACTTCCGGCTGCCGTTTAGCGGTGAGATAGAGCCACATCTGCGTTCCAGTGCGCCGCTCGTTCATGAGTTCGACAGCGGTGCGCGGCATGAACTTCGAAAGCTCGGGGATGATCGCAGCGGGCAGGTCTGCAAGCGAACGTGGCCGCGCGACAATCTGCTCAACATTGTGCGTTTCCGAAAATCGCGCCTTCAACTTTTCGGTGCAGTTGGGCACGAACGCATCATGCGTCTCCACCAGGATGTCGGCATAGGACAAGCGTGGGACCTTGACGAGGTCCAGCATGTCAAGCTCTCCGCCTTCGATATCGGCAAGCACTAGGGTCGGACCGGGGAGTTCGGCGAGTTCGGCCCCGAGGTCATCCGGACGGCAGAAGCCCCTGAGCGTCAACCGGGCGCAAACGTCGTTCAGAACAGCCGCCCGCAGCAGGCCGGCATGATGCTCCAGGGCACCCTCGAAGGCTGTAACGCTCGTCCTTGGCATCTGTCGCAAGAATCCGATGGCGTAGTATCCATCAGCCGCACCGACGTTGATGATGCGCGGATAGCCGCGCGCAATCACCTGGCGCACAACGTCATGCAGCTCCAGCTCCTGCGTGCCGAGAAGATAACCGAGCAGATTCCGGCTTGAGACCGGGGTCAAGCTCAGTTGCATTCCCGTAAACGGGCCGGACAGCACCGTGTTAGCCGCGCGATGACGGACCAGGGCTGCGGCCGCATTCCAGCGGGGCATCGCAAGCCAGCGCAGCAGGGCCCTGGCTGACGACGGAAGCAGCCTCCGATAGGAGCGGTAAACGCTCATCGCGACAGAAGAGGATTCGATGGCATTCCACGTTGCGTGCTGCATGACTAGCGTCTCCTTCTGTGGACCATGTCGGCGTGGAAGGGCGTGCCGGATGACAACTCTGGACGCGACGGCTTCAATGGCAATGCAGCTCCATTCCAGGCTGCAGTCACCTCACTAGGCCTCCCGCCCATCGAAACGGCTTTCGATCCAACAAATCGACGCTTATTGAACAATGCACTGACGCGTCGCAATCGCTTGCCGATCGGCTGCTCGACGAAATAATGGATCGCGATAGCTGCCAGGATAGCCGCGACGGCAGACACGGGGACGAACATCCATGATTCGCTTTTCCCGAAGAACCACCACCAAAGCTTCTCCGCGGCAATGATCGCAAAGAAATGGAACAGATAGAGGCTGTACGATGCATCTCCCACCTGCACGAGTCTTTGGGTGAGCCATCGCGTGTCGTCTATCCGCACCGTGACACAAAGGACGACACAAATCGCACTGATAACCCAGAAAGCAGCGATCCACTCAACGTCAGCGGGATAAGTGCGAACGAAGACTGCAAACAACGTGACATCAACAGCGAGAAACGCGGCCAGCGCGATCAAGAGGGTCGCGTGACTGCGAGCGGTATGCGCGATCTTGAGCCAGCGAGCGGCGACTCCGATCAAGACGCCGACACCGAACAGCAGGATGATAGGATCGGAATAGAACGTGATCAGGCTCGTGGGGGAGCGCGTATCGGCAATCGGCTTGAAGAGCGTTCCGGTCAAAACAACTCCTGCCATCAGAGCAATCAACGCCGCCAATCCCTTCCTGCGCGACAGCAACAGCACCGAGGCAAAAGCCGCGTAGAACATCATCTCGTAATTCAATGTCCAGCCTACGCCGAGCGTCGGACGCATCGCCGCCATCGGACCTGGCTCGACCGCAACCGGAATGAAAAACAGCGAGCAGATCAGCTTGTGGGCGTCGAGCCCGGCGCCGTGATGAAGGCGCAGCGCAACTTCAAGCGCGGTGGCCAACCAATAGATCGGAACGATCCGGATGATGCGGCTGGCGATGAACTGCCTCGCGGCGCCGGGACGAGCAAAGTTGTCGTAGTACGTGTACGACATGATGAAGCCGCTGATGATGAAGAAGATCCAGACGCCAAGGATGCCGATGTGAATCGCGATCTGACTGGTCAACGGATCGGTCGGGGCCCATTGGGCTTGCCGCAAGATTGCATGAGAAACAAGGACCAGGAGCGCCGCAACGGCACGCAGGATCTGGATCGCAGCAAGCTTGTTCATCGCGCTGCGGCCTCCTGCAGGGCGTCGCTATAGTGCGAAACAAGTCGTTGCGCCCACTCGCTCGGGCTTAGCGAGAAGCGCGCGGCGTTGGCGTACGCCAGACCGCTCATCGAAGCAGTCAGCTCGTCGTTGGATGCCAGGATCGACAGAGCTTTGCTGAAAGCACCCCGATCGTAAGGATCGCAGGATATGCCTGCTCCGACCTCCGATAGTTCGTCGGCGATCATCGCAAAACTGGAGACGACGACCGGAAGACCACTCGCGAGCGCCTCGAATGCCACCAGGCCGAACGGCTCACGGTAGCGGCTCGGCATGACCAGGGCCCTGGCATCGCGGGCGAGTGCGTGCATGTCATTTGCGCTCTTCCACCCGGTGAACTCCACGTCCGGATAGATCCCGGCAAGCTTGCCCTCGAGCGGACCGCTACCTATCACACGAACGGGCACGTTCGCGTCGCGGGCTGCCGCGAGAAGAAGGTCGACACCCTTGTCCTCCTCGAGCCTGCCAACGAACAGGAACACCTTGTTTCGCTCGGCTTCGATGCGTCGCGGGTGCCACGGCGTAACCGGGTTGCGCAGCGTCGCAAGCTTCGCCCGCGGAATTCCACCGCGTTCGAGATGCGGCAGCATGCCTTCATGAACCGCTAGAACTTTGGCACCCGACGCTAAGTCGAAGACTGCGCGACGAATTTCCTGTCGGACAGATCGCCAGAGCTTGTGGGTATAGTTGCGTCGATCGCACGAGCTGAGCAGGCACGACGCGCTCATCGGCCGCAGCGCGCAGGGACTTTCGTTGCGGAAGTTGAAATAGCCGCCGTTCGGACAAACCAAGAAGAAGTCATGAGCATTGACGATCAGGCGCTTTGCAACTGGACGCAGCGCATGGAAAACCGAAGGTGATAGTACCTTCGACCAGCCATGCAGATGATAGATCGTGCCCAGCGTATCGTTGGTGGCAATCCAGGCGGCCATTTTTTGTTCGGCCGAGACGTTGTACAGCCCGTCCAGTGCCGCGCGCGGCAATGCCTTTCGGAGGATATGCTCACCGCCAACAGCCACGACATCTGCATTGCGCAGCCGGGGCTCGGAGTGCAAGCCATCGTCGCCAGTGAAGTAAGTAACCGGAATGCCACTGCCATCCAGCAATTCCGCGGAATGCAACGCCACATTCGTGGCGCCTCCACGCACTTGGGATACATCGTTGATGATGACGACACGATCCGGCACTGGCCGCGCTTTTAGCGACCCGGATGCCGGACGAAAGTGGTCAACCACCTGCAACATACATGTATCTCACAAACTCAAAACGCGTTTCGGTGACAGGCGGCCGGCCAGCAGGTCGAGCAGCGCACGAATGTTCCCTTTCAGTCGACCCGCGCGATCGATGTAGGGCTCCGGGCGAAACGTCTTGGCGACGTTGGCCACGATGTTGCGGCTCATGAGCTTCAGCGCCTTGCTGCTCGAGCAGGTGCCCTTGCGAACCAGATAGAGCGGGTTGGAGACCTGCGAGTAGCCAAGCCGGCGACCCGATTGACGGCTGGACTTCACGCCGAGGTGTACGCCGCGCGCAGCACTGATCTTCACAATCCGGCCATATGCCGCCATGCGACGGCTGAAGTCGACATCCTCCAGCCAGCCGTAGAGTGGCAGGATCTCGTCAAACTCCAGCCCCCTCGCGCGCACCACGTCGATGCGTATCGCCATGTTGCAGCCGTAGGCGTTATAGACGTCCTCAATCTCCAGCGTTGGCTCCGCCTCACCGTCTCGCTGCAGCGTCTTGAGCGCATCCTCGAAGGCGAGCCCGGGACCACGAATGCCGTCGGCGACAACATGTCCGGTGCCAACGACAACATCGGGCCTGCTCTTAAAGATCCGTTCGACAGTCTGAAGATAACCGGGACAAGGCACGAAATCGTCGTCGAGGAAGACCACGACGTCAAAGGCTGCGCACGCCCTGAGGATCGCATTACGCTGTATCGTCAGGCCCCGATCACTGGTGATGCAGCGAAGTCCCGGATGCCCTGAATCGATCCCTGATATGTCGGCTGGAGACGGGCCGCAAACAATGACAGCATCGGCACTACGCGTCTGCACGCGCAAGCGCTCCAGCAGCCGCGCAAGAATGAGCGGGCGACCCGACGTTGCAATACCCACGACAATCCTGAGCGGCGGATGCTGCGCGCGTTCTTCCGACCAATTGGCGCTTGTGCCATTCATCCAGCCGCCTCCGCAGGTCCGAGCGGCTTCCTGGCGTATGCCCACACCATGATGGGAACATCCGGCTCGTTGCGCAGTGAGCCGAAGAAACCGCGCTTGCGCCATGCGGACAGGTTCGCCTTGAGGCACGAACGATTGCCCCAGGCGAAGGTCTGGATCCCAGCTTCGGGAAACCCTGCCTCCTGCAAGAGGCAGGAAAGCCCCTCGGACGTCCACCGGTTACAATCGATCGGCGATGGGTGATAGCGAACCAGAAACGGCGTGGCGATGAGGAAGTGGCCGCCTGGCCGCACCATCGCATGTACATTGCGAGCAGCACGGGCCGGCCACTTCAAATGCTCAAAGACCTGATCGGCGATCACCAGATCAAACTGATCCGGCAGGGCGTCCTTGCAGATATCAAACGCCGGATAGCTCGTGCCCGTAAACGACTCGAAGGCAAACCTGCTTTTCCATTGCGAGCCGGCCGACACCTCCAAAACACGAAGTCGCTCCGGTCCCAGCCGTGCGATAAACTCGAACGCATGTCGATACATTGCCACACGCACCCAGTCAGTCGTGTCATAGCCAATCGCTTCGAGGTACCTTTTCATCACCGCCTTGAGCCGGGGACGACTTCGAATGGCCGACAACACAGGAGTTGCTGAAGGTTCGACAAATGCGCTAACGGTCATCACTACCTCTCTCTCTGCCCGGCGATCGTCATGACCAGGTCTTCCGAGCAATTGCGGGCACGCGGTTGAGAACGGCACCGAGCACCTTGCCGCCTGCAAGATTGAGTTCGATCAGGCCGTCTCTTGTCTGGTCGACCGTCGTTTTCCCGAAGTCGACTACGATGATCACCTGGTCGACGTAGGGAATGAGCAGCTTCCAATGATCCGACGACAGCAGCGCTGGCAGATCGACGATGATCCGTTCGAACTCCAGCCGGGATTCCGTGAGTACTTCCGCCGTCCGTTCTGTCAGGAGCCGATTGGTTTCGCTCGGCTGGAGGTAACTTTCGGTAGACGGCAACAATGCCAGTGCAAGAGCGCCAGGCTCGACCGCTTGCTCGGACTCCTGTCGTCCATCCGGCTGCGTTTTTGTCGCCGTTCTGGCGACCAGTTCCTGACTCAATGTCCGGCTGTCAGCGCAGCTATCGACCAGAATGGTCCGTGCGCCGCTTCGGGTGTATTCATTGGCCAGGCATGTCGCAACCGTCGTCGACCCCTCCCCTTCGCAACACGCAATCACGCCGATGCATAAGACATCCGGATTCGCCGTTAACGACGCGATAGTTGTTCTTATCCTTCGAAGATCGATCTTCACCGAAGTGCTGAGGCGGCCGGCCGCAATCCTGCTCAAGGTACCCGCAACGTCTTGGGTCGTCGCGTTCCTGCTGAACCACCGCAGCTTCCCCTCCCGCCAAATGCTCGCTTCTGAAAGATCATTGATCGCGCCAAGGGGGGTTACTCCGACAGTCGTGCTGAGCTGCGTTAGGGAGCGAACGGTACGATCGCCAGTGAGGCGTACCGCCGCAAACGCCGTACCGCTCAATCCTCCCAGAATAACCGCGAATGCAAGAACGAGCGTGGTGCGCGGGCTGCTCTTGCCCAGCGGGGCCGACGCCCGAGAAATGATTCTCACGTCAGCGTCCGGATAGCTGATGCGCTGCAGCGTCTCGTTGTATTGGCGCTGGAAATCATCGTACATCCTGCGATAGCTGGTCGCGATGCTCTCGAGTTCTTCGAGCTTTGCTCGGGCGTCCTGGCTGGAAAGGGAGTCGCCGACAGAGCGGAAGCGGTTAACCCTGCGCGCCGCCTCGAACGCCTGCTGCTGCAGGGTCTCCAATCGCCCCGAGAGCCACTTGCCCTGCTCCTCCGCGAGCTTTGACTTGGCCTCGACTATCGTTCTGATGAAAGACTCAGCGATTTCATTGGCGATCTCTGCAGACGAGTTTGGATCGGCGGACGAGAAGGAAATCTCTATGACTAAAGACTGCCCGATTCGTTTCGTTGACAGTTTGCCAGCAAAGCGCGACGCAACTTCACGAAACTGCGTCGTATCTGGGGGACCCGCCTCCCCTGCTGCGGACGCCGTCGAAGTCGGAGTAATCCGCGCTAAGAGGGTTTGAACGAGCGAAGGTCCGGTCGCGAACTCCTGCCGCTGCTCAAGTTTCAGCCGTGAGATAACCGAATTGGCGACCCGGTCGGACTTGATTACCTCCATCTGGCTCTCAACGCGCGACTGATCCGACGTCATCGTCGCAGGCATCG contains these protein-coding regions:
- a CDS encoding glycosyltransferase family 4 protein encodes the protein MLQVVDHFRPASGSLKARPVPDRVVIINDVSQVRGGATNVALHSAELLDGSGIPVTYFTGDDGLHSEPRLRNADVVAVGGEHILRKALPRAALDGLYNVSAEQKMAAWIATNDTLGTIYHLHGWSKVLSPSVFHALRPVAKRLIVNAHDFFLVCPNGGYFNFRNESPCALRPMSASCLLSSCDRRNYTHKLWRSVRQEIRRAVFDLASGAKVLAVHEGMLPHLERGGIPRAKLATLRNPVTPWHPRRIEAERNKVFLFVGRLEEDKGVDLLLAAARDANVPVRVIGSGPLEGKLAGIYPDVEFTGWKSANDMHALARDARALVMPSRYREPFGLVAFEALASGLPVVVSSFAMIADELSEVGAGISCDPYDRGAFSKALSILASNDELTASMSGLAYANAARFSLSPSEWAQRLVSHYSDALQEAAAR
- a CDS encoding lipopolysaccharide biosynthesis protein, with the protein product MSRFVKNSTLGALAGAAIALASFFSSIAVARTLGVNETGSVAYVIWLVWMAAPFVDLGLSSAVGRFLPFLHGSGQYSVAAHLDRNLSRRLAIAALIAAICAGMMVWLYGHQSLAEFLSGGAARGASMPLAVLMILLVVGQALTTYTYARLRGRQEFSLAARIAGVSLLLQVSAVIGGSLLFGITGALAGYAAGMLVPSAVCLSTMVGSASIDRTLSRRVTSFALFCWGANVTSAIVWSRIELFFLERYWGMDSVAMFAVALALTQLAIQGPMLLTSAVLASLAEKRGRDDLDGMRGQFAAAVRLLAALVFPICFGTAAIIPELLPALYGDKFVAAVPAAMILVSVAALSVLSTVATSLVQALERSDFVFVSSLCGAACALAAGFLLIPEFGVMGAASARVAIQMLMIGLGCWFVVQRLGFTVPVVAALKLCAAALASAAAASVCIKVIGHPSSIPVAIAAGAAVYVVGLRVVNAVEPGDVAFLTSLTRSLPPALAEIAARLAAFVSATKRNEGMLPP
- a CDS encoding glycosyltransferase family 2 protein, whose protein sequence is MGIATSGRPLILARLLERLRVQTRSADAVIVCGPSPADISGIDSGHPGLRCITSDRGLTIQRNAILRACAAFDVVVFLDDDFVPCPGYLQTVERIFKSRPDVVVGTGHVVADGIRGPGLAFEDALKTLQRDGEAEPTLEIEDVYNAYGCNMAIRIDVVRARGLEFDEILPLYGWLEDVDFSRRMAAYGRIVKISAARGVHLGVKSSRQSGRRLGYSQVSNPLYLVRKGTCSSSKALKLMSRNIVANVAKTFRPEPYIDRAGRLKGNIRALLDLLAGRLSPKRVLSL
- a CDS encoding glycoside hydrolase family 16 protein, with translation MVTRVLLLLLVLAGLPTLGRADTGDELDLSDLIQTFSEDFDTLDVSAWGPGTRWIAHTPWNGDFGSAAFADPKPGFPFTTQDGQLRIEAAKGVDGKWRGGLLASVDREGKGFAQQFGYFEMRARFPAGKGLWPAFWLIGLDRSTHTSEVDVVEHYGHMPARYTASVHVWDRKVPKNSRTTHKFVAVPPNSLYADFHTYGVKIDGEWTRFYFDRREVGSVPTPAEHHQPMYMLIDLGLGAGWPIDEAPSPSYMYVDYVRAWQKR
- a CDS encoding glycosyltransferase yields the protein MSILLASGTSYLPHVVGGLEVNTHELALELNRRGVKTSVLSRLPLRRVDGALRAAANFLRGTDVCVDRQLGYDVYRSRKPWDSLDGLPLPRLVVVQNGKMVEIAEAFVRRGVPAIAYLHGLEFEMGRRRWTATSGGLPFCAYIANSEFTAGRFRERFGIHACVIPPVFRAERYRLAGDRRYVTFINPVAEKGVDVALAIAEQCPDIRFRFVKGWPLRMRQAALLKGRIRRLANVELVERNDDMSPIYASTRVLLVPSQWEAETWGRVVSEAQFSGIPVLASDRGALPETVGAGGAIIKYDAPACTWATELRRMWCDDLYYQQLQQAALAHSRRPELDFKQQIDAFLAVATRIAA
- a CDS encoding acyltransferase, which gives rise to MNKLAAIQILRAVAALLVLVSHAILRQAQWAPTDPLTSQIAIHIGILGVWIFFIISGFIMSYTYYDNFARPGAARQFIASRIIRIVPIYWLATALEVALRLHHGAGLDAHKLICSLFFIPVAVEPGPMAAMRPTLGVGWTLNYEMMFYAAFASVLLLSRRKGLAALIALMAGVVLTGTLFKPIADTRSPTSLITFYSDPIILLFGVGVLIGVAARWLKIAHTARSHATLLIALAAFLAVDVTLFAVFVRTYPADVEWIAAFWVISAICVVLCVTVRIDDTRWLTQRLVQVGDASYSLYLFHFFAIIAAEKLWWWFFGKSESWMFVPVSAVAAILAAIAIHYFVEQPIGKRLRRVSALFNKRRFVGSKAVSMGGRPSEVTAAWNGAALPLKPSRPELSSGTPFHADMVHRRRR
- a CDS encoding methyltransferase domain-containing protein produces the protein MTVSAFVEPSATPVLSAIRSRPRLKAVMKRYLEAIGYDTTDWVRVAMYRHAFEFIARLGPERLRVLEVSAGSQWKSRFAFESFTGTSYPAFDICKDALPDQFDLVIADQVFEHLKWPARAARNVHAMVRPGGHFLIATPFLVRYHPSPIDCNRWTSEGLSCLLQEAGFPEAGIQTFAWGNRSCLKANLSAWRKRGFFGSLRNEPDVPIMVWAYARKPLGPAEAAG
- a CDS encoding Wzz/FepE/Etk N-terminal domain-containing protein, whose product is MIQPHYPESNDKVFGVWDIAAFLLENRKTIAVFIAGTVSAAVVYLLLATPIFVATTSVLIDPNRGAELFNAAPMPATMTSDQSRVESQMEVIKSDRVANSVISRLKLEQRQEFATGPSLVQTLLARITPTSTASAAGEAGPPDTTQFREVASRFAGKLSTKRIGQSLVIEISFSSADPNSSAEIANEIAESFIRTIVEAKSKLAEEQGKWLSGRLETLQQQAFEAARRVNRFRSVGDSLSSQDARAKLEELESIATSYRRMYDDFQRQYNETLQRISYPDADVRIISRASAPLGKSSPRTTLVLAFAVILGGLSGTAFAAVRLTGDRTVRSLTQLSTTVGVTPLGAINDLSEASIWREGKLRWFSRNATTQDVAGTLSRIAAGRLSTSVKIDLRRIRTTIASLTANPDVLCIGVIACCEGEGSTTVATCLANEYTRSGARTILVDSCADSRTLSQELVARTATKTQPDGRQESEQAVEPGALALALLPSTESYLQPSETNRLLTERTAEVLTESRLEFERIIVDLPALLSSDHWKLLIPYVDQVIIVVDFGKTTVDQTRDGLIELNLAGGKVLGAVLNRVPAIARKTWS